Proteins encoded by one window of Lathyrus oleraceus cultivar Zhongwan6 chromosome 1, CAAS_Psat_ZW6_1.0, whole genome shotgun sequence:
- the LOC127098316 gene encoding tetraspanin-11, with translation MFRISNTLVGYLNILTLFLSLAGMGGSAYIHYHKTDCLKVLMYPLLFGTIFIFVVSILGITGSLFRVNEALYAYLLASFFVILAFMLFTVFALFVTHKVVAERVSDKGTHEYRVEDFSFWLQQYVINDKNWNDIKSCLVGVGLCQRNISIRQVGCCKPPEQCGFTKKNETFWEVPKTGPAVNDTDCRTWKNKEKMLCYDCNSCKGQVLANIRKQWRYLTIFNVCVLMILTTIYVLGCYAIRNNRIHQHHQHSYGITHHDIGVH, from the exons ATGTTCCGTATAAGCAACACATTGGTTGGTTACCTTAACATATTAACCTTATTCCTTTCACTCGCCGGAATGGGTGGTTCCGCCTACATCCACTATCACAAAACGGACTGTCTCAAAGTGTTGATGTATCCTCTCCTCTTCGGCACCATCTTCATTTTCGTCGTGTCCATTCTCGGAATAACGGGGTCGTTGTTCCGCGTCAACGAGGCTCTCTATGCTTACCTTCTCGCATCGTTCTTTGTTATATTAGCGTTCATGTTGTTCACTGTTTTTGCACTGTTTGTGACTCATAAAGTGGTTGCTGAAAGGGTCTCTGATAAAGGAACTCACGAGTATAGGGTTGAGGATTTTTCCTTTTGGTTACAGCAATATGTTATTAACGACAAAAATTGGAATGATATTAAGAGTTGTTTGGTTGGTGTAGGTTTGTGTCAACGGAACATCTCCATCCGACAG GTTGGATGTTGTAAGCCACCTGAGCAATGTGGATTCACTAAGAAAAATGAAACATTCTGGGAAGTACCGAAAACAGGTCCAGCAGTGAATGATACAGATTGTAGAACTTGGAAGAATAAGGAGAAAATGTTGTGTTATGATTGCAATTCTTGCAAAGGACAAGTGTTGGCTAATATAAGGAAACAGTGGAGATATCTAACTATATTCAATGTTTGTGTGCTTATGATCCTCACTACTATATATGTTTTAGGATGCTATGCTATCAGGAACAATCGAATACATCAACACCACCAACATTCTTATGGAATCACCCATCATGATATTGGAGTTCATTGA